The following coding sequences lie in one Alosa sapidissima isolate fAloSap1 chromosome 15, fAloSap1.pri, whole genome shotgun sequence genomic window:
- the gdpd5b gene encoding glycerophosphodiester phosphodiesterase domain-containing protein 5 isoform X1 — MVKHQPLQVYERQLCLSCLTGIYGCRWKRYQRSHDDTTKWEFLWSLILFATFSLLLVWFYFWWEAHNDYNEFNWFLYNRSGEWSDGTVPILATTAAGFTYIAFLLILALCHVAVGQQLNLHWLHKIGVTAALLTTVIGMISVNQMWGEEWDIVMISLQATGPFLHIGALAAVTALSWLVAGQVARAEKTRFQVLVMVLYLSVLLALYLAPLSITSPCIMDQSSLKPPPNIIGHQGAPMLAPENTALSFQRALRLNVSGLEADVTISVDGVPFLMRDRTLKRTTDVEQVFPDRQFDDASLFNWTDLSSLNAGRWFIKDDPFWMVQSLSPRDLQQVESQRVCSLQHMLHLAASSNRTALLRLRRPPLEHPRHQSWLNDTLESVRLSGIPQHMVLWTEEWERRLVEAAAPGFQQTSLEKLPVEELQRRGISHLLLRYNQANERDIREFSSHNISLTLYTVNEPWLYSLLWCSGVPSISSEAPQALLKMRAPIWLMSPDEYCLIWIATDLISFAIVLGVFVFQNFHLIRWRMSGMRSYNPEQIMLSAAVRRSSRDVNIMKEKLIFSEVSNGIGGADELYMENGFDCYTNQGIAH, encoded by the exons tggGAGTTCCTGTGGTCCCTCATCTTGTTTGCCACCTTCTCGTTACTACTGGTCTGGTTCTACTTCTGGTGGGAGGCACACAATGACTACAATGAGTTTAACTG GTTTTTATATAACCGCTCAGGAGAGTGGAGCGATGGGACGGTTCCAATCCTGGCCACCACTGCCGCTGGCTTCACATACATAGCCTTTCTACTG aTCTTAGCTCTGTGCCATGTAGCTGTGGGACAGCAGCTGAACCTGCACTGGCTGCACAAG ATTGGTGTGACAGCCGCCCTGCTGACCACGGTCATTGGCATGATCTCTGTGAACCAGATGTGGGGGGAGGAGTGGGACATCGTCATGATTTCACTACAG GCCACAGGTCCCTTCCTGCATATCGGCGCCCTGGCAGCAGTGACGGCTTTGTCCTGGCTGGTGGCAGGACAGGTGGCACGTGCCGAGAAAACAC gattccAAGTGCTGGTGATGGTCCTGTACCTGAGTGTGCTGTTGGCTCTCTACTTGgcccctctctccatcacctccCCCTGCATCATGGACCAGAGCAGCCTCAAACCACCGCCCAATATCATTGGCCATCAGGGTGCCCCCATG CTGGCTCCAGAAAACACAGCTTTGTCCTTCCAGAGGGCTCTGCGTCTCAACGTCAGCGGCCTGGAGGCAGACGTCACTATAAG TGTGGATGGTGTGCCCTTTCTGATGCGTGACCGCACCCTGAAGAGGACTACAGACGTAGAGCAAGTGTTTCCTGACAGGCAGTTTGACGACGCATCCCTCTTCAACTGGAcagacctctcctctctcaacgCGGGCCGGTGGTTCATCAAG GATGACCCCTTCTGGATGGTGCAGTCGCTGTCTCCGCGAGATCTGCAGCAGGTGGAGAGCCAGCGGGTGTGCAGCCTGCAGCACATGCTCCACCTGGCCGCCTCCTCCAACCGCACGGCCCTCCTTCGCCTGCGCCGGCCCCCGCTCGAGCACCCCCGCCACCAGAGCTGGCTCAACGACACCCTGGAGAGCGTGCGCCTGTCTGGCATCCCTCAGCACATG GTGCTGTGGACGGAGGAGTGGGAGCGGCGCTTAGTGGAGGCGGCAGCTCCAGGCTTCCAGCAGACATCTCTGGAGAAGCTCCCAGTGGAGGAGCTGCAGCGGAGGGGCATCAGCCACCTGCTCCTGCGCTACAACCAGGCCAACGAGCGCGACATCCG GGAGTTCTCCAGCCATAACATCAGCCTGACGCTGTACACGGTGAATGAGCCGTGGCTGTACTCCCTGCTGTGGTGCAGTGGTGTGCCCTCCATCTCCTCTGAGGCCCCCCAGGCCCTGCTCAAGATGCGTGCCCCCATCTGGCTCATG AGTCCAGATGAGTACTGCCTGATTTGGATTGCCACGGATCTCATCTCCTTTGCCATTGTGCTTGGAGTCTTCGTGTTCCAAAA CTTTCACCTGATCAG gtggcGGATGAGTGGCATGCGCAGCTACAACCCGGAGCAGATCATGCTAAGTGCAGCCGTTAGAAGATCCAGCCGTGACGTCAACATCATGAAGGAAAAACTCATCTtctctg AGGTGAGCAATGGAATTGGTGGTGCAGACGAACTGTACATGGAGAACGGCTTTGACTGCTACACCAACCAGGGCATCGCCCACTGA
- the gdpd5b gene encoding glycerophosphodiester phosphodiesterase domain-containing protein 5 isoform X2, with translation MVKHQPLQVYERQLCLSCLTGIYGCRWKRYQRSHDDTTKWEFLWSLILFATFSLLLVWFYFWWEAHNDYNEFNWFLYNRSGEWSDGTVPILATTAAGFTYIAFLLILALCHVAVGQQLNLHWLHKIGVTAALLTTVIGMISVNQMWGEEWDIVMISLQATGPFLHIGALAAVTALSWLVAGQVARAEKTRFQVLVMVLYLSVLLALYLAPLSITSPCIMDQSSLKPPPNIIGHQGAPMLAPENTALSFQRALRLNVSGLEADVTISVDGVPFLMRDRTLKRTTDVEQVFPDRQFDDASLFNWTDLSSLNAGRWFIKDDPFWMVQSLSPRDLQQVESQRVCSLQHMLHLAASSNRTALLRLRRPPLEHPRHQSWLNDTLESVRLSGIPQHMVLWTEEWERRLVEAAAPGFQQTSLEKLPVEELQRRGISHLLLRYNQANERDIREFSSHNISLTLYTVNEPWLYSLLWCSGVPSISSEAPQALLKMRAPIWLMSPDEYCLIWIATDLISFAIVLGVFVFQKWRMSGMRSYNPEQIMLSAAVRRSSRDVNIMKEKLIFSEVSNGIGGADELYMENGFDCYTNQGIAH, from the exons tggGAGTTCCTGTGGTCCCTCATCTTGTTTGCCACCTTCTCGTTACTACTGGTCTGGTTCTACTTCTGGTGGGAGGCACACAATGACTACAATGAGTTTAACTG GTTTTTATATAACCGCTCAGGAGAGTGGAGCGATGGGACGGTTCCAATCCTGGCCACCACTGCCGCTGGCTTCACATACATAGCCTTTCTACTG aTCTTAGCTCTGTGCCATGTAGCTGTGGGACAGCAGCTGAACCTGCACTGGCTGCACAAG ATTGGTGTGACAGCCGCCCTGCTGACCACGGTCATTGGCATGATCTCTGTGAACCAGATGTGGGGGGAGGAGTGGGACATCGTCATGATTTCACTACAG GCCACAGGTCCCTTCCTGCATATCGGCGCCCTGGCAGCAGTGACGGCTTTGTCCTGGCTGGTGGCAGGACAGGTGGCACGTGCCGAGAAAACAC gattccAAGTGCTGGTGATGGTCCTGTACCTGAGTGTGCTGTTGGCTCTCTACTTGgcccctctctccatcacctccCCCTGCATCATGGACCAGAGCAGCCTCAAACCACCGCCCAATATCATTGGCCATCAGGGTGCCCCCATG CTGGCTCCAGAAAACACAGCTTTGTCCTTCCAGAGGGCTCTGCGTCTCAACGTCAGCGGCCTGGAGGCAGACGTCACTATAAG TGTGGATGGTGTGCCCTTTCTGATGCGTGACCGCACCCTGAAGAGGACTACAGACGTAGAGCAAGTGTTTCCTGACAGGCAGTTTGACGACGCATCCCTCTTCAACTGGAcagacctctcctctctcaacgCGGGCCGGTGGTTCATCAAG GATGACCCCTTCTGGATGGTGCAGTCGCTGTCTCCGCGAGATCTGCAGCAGGTGGAGAGCCAGCGGGTGTGCAGCCTGCAGCACATGCTCCACCTGGCCGCCTCCTCCAACCGCACGGCCCTCCTTCGCCTGCGCCGGCCCCCGCTCGAGCACCCCCGCCACCAGAGCTGGCTCAACGACACCCTGGAGAGCGTGCGCCTGTCTGGCATCCCTCAGCACATG GTGCTGTGGACGGAGGAGTGGGAGCGGCGCTTAGTGGAGGCGGCAGCTCCAGGCTTCCAGCAGACATCTCTGGAGAAGCTCCCAGTGGAGGAGCTGCAGCGGAGGGGCATCAGCCACCTGCTCCTGCGCTACAACCAGGCCAACGAGCGCGACATCCG GGAGTTCTCCAGCCATAACATCAGCCTGACGCTGTACACGGTGAATGAGCCGTGGCTGTACTCCCTGCTGTGGTGCAGTGGTGTGCCCTCCATCTCCTCTGAGGCCCCCCAGGCCCTGCTCAAGATGCGTGCCCCCATCTGGCTCATG AGTCCAGATGAGTACTGCCTGATTTGGATTGCCACGGATCTCATCTCCTTTGCCATTGTGCTTGGAGTCTTCGTGTTCCAAAA gtggcGGATGAGTGGCATGCGCAGCTACAACCCGGAGCAGATCATGCTAAGTGCAGCCGTTAGAAGATCCAGCCGTGACGTCAACATCATGAAGGAAAAACTCATCTtctctg AGGTGAGCAATGGAATTGGTGGTGCAGACGAACTGTACATGGAGAACGGCTTTGACTGCTACACCAACCAGGGCATCGCCCACTGA